The Plasmodium gaboni strain SY75 chromosome 3, whole genome shotgun sequence genome includes the window TGTGTGGCTATATCACCTATAGGTAATTTTGATAAAACAATATTAGCACCACTATCTTTAATTAgatttaattttttaaagataATATCCCATTCTGCTTGTACTATTgaattatattcattagGGTTTTCAATTCTGACTTCAgcattttctttttctgCTTTTAATTCTAATTCtacatttaataataaaattttgGGATTAATAAATGTTTTTGGTTGTTGTTCAAATCCAGCATAAGAAAAGGTTTTTTTGAATGCAACACCATAAATTAATTGAGTATCTAAACAAGAACCACCTGTAACTTTTTTGATACCTATATTTGATTTATCTAAATTATCACCTAATTTATAAACAGCATTAACAACTAATTCACCAAAAAATTCTTTATGATTAGAAACTAATTTGGAATTTAAAGCTGTTTGAGcacattttaataaaatatttcttttctcTTCTTCATTCTTATTAGAAAAATTTAAACttaattcatttaatttatttattgcTACATTACATGCATTACGAAATCCATCTATAATCATATTTGGTTCAATACcatcatttaataaacCTTTAGcttcatttaataattcacCTGCTACAACAACAACAGAAGTTGTTCCATCACCTACTTCATCATCTTGAGATTTAGCTATATCAACTAATATTGATGCAGCTGGGTGACTAATATTCAATAAATTCATTACAGTAGCACCATCATTAGTAATTGTAACATCTCGATCagtatatattaatttatcCATACCTCTAGGACCTAATGTTGTCTTAACAATGTCTACAATAATCTGACATGCATTGATGTTCCTAATTATTTGGCTTCTTCCTTGAGCGGTATCCGTCCCTTCCTTCAACAGCACAATTGGCAACGactaaaaaataaaaaaaaaaaaaaaaaaaaaaaataaaaaataaaaaaataaaaataaaaataaataaataaatcaCAATGTAAAAGAgtacataaatataaatatatacatatatacatatatctaaaaatatattttttattacaaagcaaataaatattttatcaaCAAAATGtagtatatattatatttattaccATTAAGTGACTCATCTTTCtaaatattacaaattattaatatattaataaggtattttatatatatatatatatatatatatatatatatatatatattaatacataaaaaaaaaaaaaaaatataataaaataaatatataataaagtttattttttaaatataacaGTTTATTATCTTATGCTCCTTTCGAAATTTATATGAAGTAGAGCAAAAATCTGATTTATctttctatttttttttttttgagaaaatattaatgcgaaaaaaaatatatcccttaaattatatatttatttatatttcttcataAAAAGCTCCTACTTTCTGGGGAGTATAAAAAATcacatatttataatataatgtatattgttttttattctttCACCTAATGtcattataaaaattaaaaaaaagggaatataataaattctttttttatttaataaaatgttatatatattatataaatatatatgatatattttttttggatgtttttttttttttttttttttttaatgtaattattatatatatatatatatataatatatatatatattaataccTACGCCTattatatgcatatatgtaaataagctaatattatattaatatgtatttatttctctctatatattactattttatattttttcttcattatattatatatatatatatatatatatatatatataatatatatttttttatttatataaataatttctctatttttatttttttacagatatttttttttaatggGCATACCATCATTTgtatatgatataaaatgtGTTAAAAGgcaataatattattattatgtagattatatttaagttaaataatataacttatttaatatcatttaaaaaaataaaataaaaaaaaaaaaaaaataaaaaggaatgcataatgaaataaatatatatttacatgtatt containing:
- a CDS encoding putative TCP-1/cpn60 chaperonin family — translated: MSHLMSLPIVLLKEGTDTAQGRSQIIRNINACQIIVDIVKTTLGPRGMDKLIYTDRDVTITNDGATVMNLLNISHPAASILVDIAKSQDDEVGDGTTSVVVVAGELLNEAKGLLNDGIEPNMIIDGFRNACNVAINKLNELSLNFSNKNEEEKRNILLKCAQTALNSKLVSNHKEFFGELVVNAVYKLGDNLDKSNIGIKKVTGGSCLDTQLIYGVAFKKTFSYAGFEQQPKTFINPKILLLNVELELKAEKENAEVRIENPNEYNSIVQAEWDIIFKKLNLIKDSGANIVLSKLPIGDIATQFFADHDIFCAGRVEDADLKRTANATGAIMQTSLFNLNNDILGTCGVFEEVQIGNERYNIFKECLKTKSVTLILRGGAKQFIEEVERSINDAIMIVLRCITNSEIVPGAGSIEMQLSKYLRIYSRSICNKEQIVLFSFAKALESIPRHLSHNAGYDSTDILNKLRKKHSEQTSDIWYGVDCMEGDIINAYDNCIFEVTKIKRNVIYSATEAACLILSIDETIKNPSSSAGTQRSPYS